Within the Tistrella mobilis genome, the region TCCATCCCCGGCCGGGTGCCGCCCCTGATGGCGATGCCCGAGGGCTGCCGTTTCCGCCCCCGCTGCCCCCATGCCGAGGAGGCCTGCACCACGGCACAGGCCATGCGTGAGCCCGAGCCCGGCCACCGCGCCCGCTGCCGGCGCACCGGGGAACTCCAGCTGGAGGGCACCGTCGGATGATCACCGTGAAGCCCGCCCATCGACAGGCAGCCGCCACGACCGCAGACCAGCCGATGCTGTCGGTCGAGGATCTGCGCGTCACCTTCACCACCGCCGACGGCGAAAGCCTGAAGGCGGTGGACGGGATCAGCTTCGAGGTCCGCCCGGGCGAGACCTTCGGCGTCATCGGCGAAAGCGGATCGGGCAAGTCGACGCTCGGCCGCGCCATCGTCCGCCTGCTCGACCCGACCGGCGGGCGGATCCTGTACGAGGGCGACGACCTCGCCCGGCTGAAGGGCCGCCGCCTGCGGCACAAGCGCCGCGAGCTGCAGATCATCTTCCAGGACCCCAACGCGGCCCTGAACCCGCGGATGAGCATTCTCGACAGCGTTCGTGAGCCGCTGGACGTGGTGGGGGAGGGGGATCGCGCCTCGCGGACCGGCCGCGCGCTCGACCTGCTCGACCGGGTGGGGATCAGCGCGGAACAGGCGCGGCGCTATCCGCACGAGCTGTCGGGCGGCCAGAAGCAGCGGGTCAACATTGCCCGCTCGCTGACGCTCAACCCGAAACTGGTGGTCTGCGACGAGGTGGTGGCGGCGCTGGATGTGTCGATCCGCGGCGACGTGCTCAACCTCTTTGCCGAAATCCAGCGCGAACGCGGCCTCGCCTATGTCTTCATCACCCATGATATCGGCGTGGTCTCGCATATCAGCGACCGGGTGGCGGTGATGTATCTGGGCCGGTTCATGGAGCTGGGGCCGGTGGCGGCCGTGGCCGAACGGCCGATGCACCCCTATACCCGCGCGCTGATGTCGGCCGAGCCGGTGCCGCTGCCGTCCCATCTGCGCCAGAAGCGCCGGATCCTGCTGGAGGGTGAGATCCCGTCGCCGCTGAACCCGCCTTCGGGCTGCCGCTTCCGCACCCGCTGCCCCCATGCGCAGGCAACTTGCGCCGAGCGGGTGCCCGACTGGCGCCCCGTCGCCCCCGACCATTTCGTCGCCTGCCACTTCGCCGAGGAGCTGGCGCCCGGCTGACGAAGACCGGACCCAACCAGAATGACCGCATCAGGCGGCACGGCCGACCGCGACAGAAGATCCGGCGGCGGCCACCAGGGAGGAAGACCAGAATGACCAAGGATCCGTTCAACATCTCTACGGGCGAGCCGGTCACCGTCGGGGGCCGCCCGGCCTTCGCGATGGACCGCCGCCGTTTCCTGTCGCTGCTGGGCGCCGGTGCCGCCGGTGCCGCGGCATCCGGCATGCTGCCCGGCCATGTCCGCCGGGCGCTGGCCGCGGGCGGCGTGCTGAAGGTGGCGGCCCCCGCCAACCCGTCGAGCCTGGACCCGATGACGGGTGGCTCGGGCCAGGACCATCCCTTCCTCTACACCGTCTTCGACACGCTGGTGGAATGGGAATATGAAAGCCTGGACCCCAGGCCCGGCCTGGCGCGCGCCTGGAGCTTCCCCGACCCGAAGACCCTGGTGATGGATCTGCAGGAGGGGGTGAAATTCCACGATGGCACCGATTTCAATGCCGAGGCGGTGAAGTTCAACCTGGACCGCAATCGCGGGGATCAGCGCTCCAACATCAAGGCCGACCTGATCAATGTCGAGGCGGTGGAGGTGAGCGGGCCGCATCAGGTCACCATCCGGCTGAAGAACCCCGATGCCGCTTTGCCGATGATCCTGTCGGATCGCGCCGGCATGATGTGCTCGCCCAAGGCGGTGACGGAGAAGGGCGACGCCCATGACCGCAACCCCGTCGGCACCGGCGCCTGGAGCTTCGTCACCTGGAACGACAACGAAAAAGTGGTCGTGAAGCGCAACGAGGGTTATTGGAAAAAGGGCACGCCCAAGGTCGACGGCATCGAATTCGCGATCATTCCGGAACTCTCCACCGGGCTGCGCTCGGTGATGGCCGGGCAGAACCATTTCGTCTATTTCCTGTCGCCCCAGCAGGGGCTGATCGCGAAGCGGGCGCCGAAGCTGACCACCTTTACCGGTCCGACGCTCTATTGCATCCAGATCTATTTCAACTGGGCGCGCAAGCCGCTGGATGATGTCCGGGTCCGCCAGGCGATCAACCATGCCATTGATCGCGACGCTTTCGTCAAAGTGACGATGAACGGCATCGGCGAGAAGGCGATCACCAACCTGCCCTCCGCCCATTGGGCCTTCGACAAAGAGCTGGCCGGCTACTACCCCTATGATCCCGAGAAGGCCAAGGCGCTGCTTGCCGAGGCGGGCTATGCCGACGGGCTGGATCTGCATCTGGGCGGCTATCCCGACCAGAGTTCGGTGCAGCGCCAGGAATTCATCATGGAGCAGCTGCGCCAGGTGGGCATCCGGGTGCGCTATTCGATCGGCACCATTCCCGAGGCCTCGGCCGCCTTCTTCGGCAACGAAAAGAAGACCGACGCCCTGGTCTCGGCCTGGACCGGCCGGCCCGATCCCAGCCTGACCTTCTCGCTGATGTACCTGCCCGACGCCTATTACAATGGCGGCCGCGGCCCGGTGCCCGACGAGCTGGTGCAGGCGATCGCCGCCAGCCGTGCCTCGCCCGACAAGGAGGCGCGCAAGCTGGCCTTCTCGAAGGTCCAGAAGCTGGTGCTCGACAATGCCCTGGTCTGCCCGCTGGCCTTCCTGTCGGCGCTGGACGTGGCGGGTGAGAAGGTGGAGGGCTACAAGCCCAACCTGCTGAACAAGCCCAAGCTCTACGACGTGTCGCTGGCCTGACCTCTGCGCCCCGCGGCCGGGTGGGGACGTCCTGCCCGGCCGCGCCTCGCGGCTCCCTCCCCCTTGTCGAGGACCTCTTATCCGATGTCCAGCCGCCGCGCGATCCGCACCGTGCGCCGCCGCCTGATCCAGGTGGTGCCGGTGATCCTGATCGTGACCTTCGTGGTGTTCGGGCTGATCCAACTGATCCCCGGCGACATCGCGGTGACGCTGGCCGGCGACAATGCCAGCGATCAGCGCCTTGCCGAAATCCGGGCACTCTACGGTCTCGATCGTCCCTTCCTGGTTCAGTATTTCGACTGGTTGTGGGGGGCGGTTCATGGCGACCTCGCCCGGTCGCTGATTTCGGGCGAGGAGGTGATGACCTCGCTCTCCCGCACCTTTCCGCTGACCTTGCTGATCGTGGTGCTGGCGATGCTGATCTCGATGGTGATCGGCATTCCGCTCGGCATTCTGGCGGCGCTCCGGCCCAATTCGATCATCGACGGCGCGGTGATGGGGCTGGCCTCGGTCGGCATCGCCATTCCGAATTTCTGGCTGGCGATGATCCTGGTCGCGACCTTCGCCCTCTCGCTCGGCTGGTTGCCGGCGACCGGGGCGGTGGCCTTTTCGGATGATCCGATCCGGGCGCTGGAACATGCGATCCTGCCTGCGACCGCGCTTGCCGCCGGCGGCATCGCCGAAGTGGCGCGCCAGCTGCGCACCTCGCTGGTCGATATTCTGGGCTCGCAATATGTCCGCACGCTCCATGCCAAGGGCCTGCCCGGCGGCGCGGTGCTCTGGAAGCACGGGCTCAAGAACGTTTCGGTCAACCTGCTGACGGTGATCGGCCTGCTGGCCAACCGCCTGCTGGCAGCGACCGTCGTGGTCGAGACGGTCTTCGCCATCCCGGGTGTCGGCAATCTGATCGTCAACGCGGCGCTCGCCCGCGATTTCCCGGTGGTGCAGGGGGTGGTGCTGACCATGATCATCTTCGTGGTCGGGCTGAACCTGATCATCGACATGCTCTATGTCGTCTTCGACCCGAGGGTACGCTGATGAGCCGGACCGCAACCCCTTCTGCCGCCGGGGCGGCGCCCCGCCGGCGCAACCCGGTGCTCGCCTGGATGCTGCGCGATCCGCGCGGCGCGCTCAGCCTGCTGGTGGTGGCGATCATCGCGCTCACCGGCATCTTCGCCGACCAGTTGGCGCCCTATTCGCCGATCGAGCAGAATTTCGACCTGATCCTGATGCCGCCCTCGGCCGAAAACTGGCTGGGCACCGACGATCTGGGCCGCGACGTGTTCAGCCGGCTGATCCATGGCGCCTCGGCCAGCATGTATGCCAGCGTGCTGTCGGTGTCGATCGCCCTGGTGATCGGCCTGCCGATCGGCCTGCTCGCCGGTTTCGCCGGGGGCTGGGTCGACGAGGTGGTCAGCCGGGTGATCGATGCGCTGCTCTCCTTCCCCGCCATCGTGCTGGCGATCGGCGTCACCGGCGCGCTGGGGGTCGGCCTCACCAACGGCATGATCTCGGTCGGCATCGTGTTCTCGCCGCTGATCGCGCGCCTGGCCCGCGCCCGGGCGCTGGTGGTGAAAGAGGAATTGTTCGTCGATGCCGCCCGCTGTTTCGGGGCAAGCCCGGTGCGCATTCTGGCCCGCCACATTCTGCCCAACGCCATCCAGCCGATCCTGGTGCAGGTGACCCTGCTTCTGGCCGGCGCGCTGCTGGCCGAAGCCTCGCTCTCCTTCCTGGGGTTGGGCGTTCAGGCGCCGGATGCCAGCTGGGGCTCGATGCTCGCCAAAGCCTATCTCTATATGGAGATTGCGCCCGAACAGATGGTCACCCCGGGCCTCGCC harbors:
- a CDS encoding ABC transporter permease; translation: MSRTATPSAAGAAPRRRNPVLAWMLRDPRGALSLLVVAIIALTGIFADQLAPYSPIEQNFDLILMPPSAENWLGTDDLGRDVFSRLIHGASASMYASVLSVSIALVIGLPIGLLAGFAGGWVDEVVSRVIDALLSFPAIVLAIGVTGALGVGLTNGMISVGIVFSPLIARLARARALVVKEELFVDAARCFGASPVRILARHILPNAIQPILVQVTLLLAGALLAEASLSFLGLGVQAPDASWGSMLAKAYLYMEIAPEQMVTPGLAILVTALAFNGLGDSVRMLLDPTTRSGR
- a CDS encoding ABC transporter permease, whose translation is MSSRRAIRTVRRRLIQVVPVILIVTFVVFGLIQLIPGDIAVTLAGDNASDQRLAEIRALYGLDRPFLVQYFDWLWGAVHGDLARSLISGEEVMTSLSRTFPLTLLIVVLAMLISMVIGIPLGILAALRPNSIIDGAVMGLASVGIAIPNFWLAMILVATFALSLGWLPATGAVAFSDDPIRALEHAILPATALAAGGIAEVARQLRTSLVDILGSQYVRTLHAKGLPGGAVLWKHGLKNVSVNLLTVIGLLANRLLAATVVVETVFAIPGVGNLIVNAALARDFPVVQGVVLTMIIFVVGLNLIIDMLYVVFDPRVR
- a CDS encoding ABC transporter substrate-binding protein; this translates as MTKDPFNISTGEPVTVGGRPAFAMDRRRFLSLLGAGAAGAAASGMLPGHVRRALAAGGVLKVAAPANPSSLDPMTGGSGQDHPFLYTVFDTLVEWEYESLDPRPGLARAWSFPDPKTLVMDLQEGVKFHDGTDFNAEAVKFNLDRNRGDQRSNIKADLINVEAVEVSGPHQVTIRLKNPDAALPMILSDRAGMMCSPKAVTEKGDAHDRNPVGTGAWSFVTWNDNEKVVVKRNEGYWKKGTPKVDGIEFAIIPELSTGLRSVMAGQNHFVYFLSPQQGLIAKRAPKLTTFTGPTLYCIQIYFNWARKPLDDVRVRQAINHAIDRDAFVKVTMNGIGEKAITNLPSAHWAFDKELAGYYPYDPEKAKALLAEAGYADGLDLHLGGYPDQSSVQRQEFIMEQLRQVGIRVRYSIGTIPEASAAFFGNEKKTDALVSAWTGRPDPSLTFSLMYLPDAYYNGGRGPVPDELVQAIAASRASPDKEARKLAFSKVQKLVLDNALVCPLAFLSALDVAGEKVEGYKPNLLNKPKLYDVSLA
- a CDS encoding ABC transporter ATP-binding protein, which translates into the protein MITVKPAHRQAAATTADQPMLSVEDLRVTFTTADGESLKAVDGISFEVRPGETFGVIGESGSGKSTLGRAIVRLLDPTGGRILYEGDDLARLKGRRLRHKRRELQIIFQDPNAALNPRMSILDSVREPLDVVGEGDRASRTGRALDLLDRVGISAEQARRYPHELSGGQKQRVNIARSLTLNPKLVVCDEVVAALDVSIRGDVLNLFAEIQRERGLAYVFITHDIGVVSHISDRVAVMYLGRFMELGPVAAVAERPMHPYTRALMSAEPVPLPSHLRQKRRILLEGEIPSPLNPPSGCRFRTRCPHAQATCAERVPDWRPVAPDHFVACHFAEELAPG